A portion of the Micromonospora tarapacensis genome contains these proteins:
- a CDS encoding IucA/IucC family siderophore biosynthesis protein, translating into MTDPVEREVFRRVLDALLREDHLGLSSAGGPDGPGWWQAPHRDGRLRLPVRPDGFQHAVRLARPELHVHPPGHRPRRVGTVAELLDLLGPRDDADAEEGWRAFTVECHGDLLARRLAAATRSRTYAGVATARAAAPTGPAAALLDDVLAAHGGHPVYPTDRCRHGLDGGDLRRYAPEHAPTFALRWLPVPARTLRLNGSLPDWWPASRRDGEVLLPVHPLTAERAALPVLDHPAVTVRPTLSMRTVALDTDPATHLKLPLPTASLGARNRRTLAPDSLSDAAAMARLLDRIAAGEPRFAGRIMQADESTFGHCDDELRSFLLRRLPAGLDQATMVPVAALAATDPTAGTVAQRVGGSDPSHLLGSYLDLLLDWHVFLWLRYGVALEAHPQNIHLVVPVDGPVQLLYKDNDGARLDPRHAGRVRLRDERMWVRHPRELADMFVTITVHLAAAAPLLGLAEQGVDVPSPVEALPPRLRAARDRWGDRPAARHLVDQVLTADRLPVKAMLTAGTLLPKHRLGCTDVNKYYRHTGPNYLRGDS; encoded by the coding sequence GTGACCGATCCCGTCGAGCGGGAGGTGTTCCGCCGCGTGCTGGACGCCCTGCTACGAGAGGACCATCTCGGCCTGAGCAGTGCCGGCGGTCCCGACGGCCCCGGCTGGTGGCAGGCACCCCACCGCGACGGCCGGCTACGCCTTCCGGTCCGTCCCGACGGCTTCCAGCACGCCGTGCGCCTCGCCCGCCCGGAGTTGCACGTCCATCCGCCCGGCCACCGGCCACGCCGGGTCGGCACGGTGGCGGAACTGCTGGATCTGCTCGGGCCCCGGGACGACGCCGACGCCGAGGAGGGCTGGCGCGCCTTCACCGTCGAATGCCACGGTGATCTGCTGGCCCGCCGGCTGGCCGCCGCGACCCGCTCCCGCACGTACGCCGGGGTCGCCACCGCGCGGGCCGCCGCGCCGACCGGTCCGGCCGCCGCGCTGCTCGACGACGTCCTCGCCGCCCATGGCGGCCACCCCGTCTACCCCACCGACCGGTGCCGCCACGGCCTCGACGGCGGTGACCTGCGCCGGTACGCACCCGAGCACGCCCCCACGTTCGCCCTGCGGTGGCTGCCCGTGCCGGCCCGGACGCTGCGACTGAACGGCTCGCTGCCCGACTGGTGGCCGGCTTCCCGACGCGACGGCGAGGTGCTGCTGCCGGTGCACCCGCTCACCGCCGAACGGGCCGCCCTTCCGGTCCTCGACCACCCGGCCGTCACCGTACGGCCCACGCTGTCGATGCGGACGGTCGCTCTCGACACCGACCCCGCGACGCATCTGAAGCTGCCGCTGCCGACCGCCAGCCTGGGCGCCCGCAACCGCCGCACGCTGGCACCCGACTCGTTGTCGGACGCGGCGGCGATGGCCCGGCTGCTGGACCGCATCGCCGCCGGCGAGCCGCGCTTCGCCGGCCGGATCATGCAGGCCGACGAGAGCACGTTCGGCCACTGTGACGACGAACTGCGGTCGTTCCTGCTGCGCCGCCTGCCGGCCGGACTGGACCAGGCGACGATGGTGCCGGTGGCGGCCCTCGCCGCGACGGATCCCACCGCCGGCACGGTGGCCCAACGGGTCGGCGGCAGCGACCCGTCCCACCTGCTCGGGTCCTATCTGGATCTTCTGCTCGACTGGCACGTGTTCCTCTGGTTACGGTACGGGGTGGCGTTGGAAGCACATCCGCAGAACATCCATCTGGTCGTGCCCGTCGACGGCCCGGTCCAGCTGCTCTACAAGGACAACGACGGGGCGCGCCTCGATCCGCGCCACGCGGGCCGGGTGCGGTTGCGCGACGAACGGATGTGGGTTCGGCACCCTCGGGAGTTGGCCGACATGTTCGTCACGATCACCGTCCACCTGGCCGCGGCGGCTCCCCTGCTCGGCCTCGCGGAGCAGGGGGTCGACGTGCCCTCCCCCGTCGAGGCGCTCCCGCCACGGCTGCGGGCCGCCCGCGACAGGTGGGGCGACCGGCCCGCCGCCCGGCACCTCGTCGACCAGGTCCTCACCGCCGACCGGCTGCCGGTCAAGGCGATGCTCACCGCCGGTACGCTGCTGCCCAAGCATCGGCTCGGCTGCACCGACGTCAACAAGTACTACCGTCACACCGGCCCCAACTACCTGCGGGGCGACTCGTGA
- a CDS encoding IucA/IucC family protein yields the protein MHGHPHHPSPKWRSGDPASWRRYAPELRSTFQLSWLAIPSELLAGDGPFDELIAPLEPPTAPPGHHPLPVHPWQLSLVPPTDDRLRRLGPAGVPVRPTASVRTLYAPTADLFLKTSLHVRITNCLRKNARYELTGAVALTRFLATVPLPAHIGLLAEPGYRTVDLSGPDEAYGTILRTGVREHLRPGETVVLAAALAAAPLAVPDPFDWWRAYVDLLVPTVLRLWLLHGVVHEAHLQNVLVVLDPDGRPVRLLLRDLEGLKLDTGRLSGWPDRVPRQVAYTSAQAARRVTYCLFVNHLAGLAGALADAHPGSEARLWRRVRRAVEATYAQLGEPAELAPLLDGAPLAAKANLLVRWRRAPDQQAPYVAVPNPLGGGG from the coding sequence GTGCACGGTCATCCGCACCATCCCAGCCCGAAGTGGCGCAGCGGCGACCCGGCGAGTTGGCGCCGCTACGCCCCGGAGCTGCGGAGCACCTTCCAGCTGAGTTGGCTCGCCATACCCAGCGAGCTGCTGGCGGGCGACGGGCCGTTCGACGAGCTGATCGCGCCGCTGGAACCGCCGACCGCACCACCCGGGCACCACCCGTTGCCGGTGCACCCGTGGCAGTTGTCCCTCGTGCCGCCGACGGACGACCGGCTGCGCCGGCTCGGTCCGGCCGGCGTGCCGGTGCGCCCCACCGCGAGCGTCCGGACCCTCTACGCGCCGACCGCCGACCTGTTCCTCAAGACCAGCCTGCACGTACGCATCACCAACTGCCTGCGCAAGAACGCCCGCTACGAGTTGACCGGTGCGGTGGCGCTGACCCGGTTCCTGGCCACCGTGCCGCTCCCGGCACACATCGGCCTGCTCGCCGAGCCCGGATACCGCACCGTCGACCTGTCCGGGCCGGACGAGGCGTACGGCACGATCCTGCGTACCGGTGTGCGCGAGCACCTGCGACCCGGCGAGACGGTGGTGCTGGCCGCCGCGCTGGCCGCCGCGCCGCTGGCCGTGCCGGACCCGTTCGACTGGTGGCGGGCCTACGTCGACCTGCTGGTCCCGACGGTCCTGCGATTGTGGCTGCTGCACGGTGTCGTGCACGAGGCGCACCTGCAGAACGTGCTGGTGGTGCTGGATCCGGACGGCCGCCCGGTGCGGCTGCTGCTGCGTGACCTGGAGGGTCTCAAGCTCGACACCGGCCGGCTGTCCGGCTGGCCCGACCGGGTGCCCCGCCAGGTCGCCTACACCTCCGCCCAGGCCGCCCGGCGGGTCACCTACTGCCTGTTCGTCAACCATCTGGCCGGTCTGGCCGGTGCGCTGGCCGACGCTCACCCGGGCAGCGAGGCACGGCTGTGGCGCCGCGTACGCCGAGCCGTCGAAGCGACGTACGCGCAGTTGGGCGAGCCGGCCGAGCTGGCGCCGCTGCTCGACGGGGCACCGCTCGCGGCAAAGGCCAACCTGCTGGTCCGCTGGCGCCGGGCACCCGACCAGCAGGCGCCGTACGTCGCGGTGCCGAACCCGCTGGGCGGTGGCGGGTGA
- a CDS encoding alanine racemase: protein MTRPTYVYDLAALAAHAAAVRAALPGRVELLYAVKANPDPGILRTLAATVDGFEAASRGELNHLATVLPGRRPAAFAGPGKTDADLDAALAAEVGRVHVESAAEVGRLAALARAAGRTVDALLRVNLPVATPGASLVMGGRASPFGMDPQEALRLADDPPAGIRIRGVHAHLASGLDAVVAASVARV, encoded by the coding sequence GTGACCCGGCCGACGTACGTCTACGACCTCGCCGCCCTGGCCGCCCACGCCGCCGCCGTCCGGGCGGCCCTGCCCGGCCGGGTCGAGCTGCTCTACGCCGTCAAGGCCAATCCGGACCCGGGCATCCTGCGGACCCTCGCCGCCACGGTGGACGGTTTCGAGGCCGCCAGCCGCGGCGAGCTGAACCACCTCGCCACCGTGCTGCCCGGCCGGCGGCCGGCGGCCTTCGCCGGCCCGGGCAAGACCGACGCGGATCTCGACGCGGCGCTGGCCGCCGAGGTGGGCCGGGTACACGTCGAGTCCGCCGCGGAGGTGGGCCGCCTCGCGGCGCTGGCCCGCGCCGCCGGGCGCACCGTCGACGCGCTGTTGCGGGTCAACCTGCCCGTCGCCACGCCGGGCGCGAGCCTGGTGATGGGCGGCCGGGCGAGCCCGTTCGGGATGGACCCGCAGGAGGCGCTCCGGCTCGCCGACGACCCGCCGGCCGGGATCCGGATCCGGGGCGTGCACGCCCACCTGGCCAGCGGGCTCGACGCGGTGGTCGCCGCCTCGGTGGCGCGCGTGTGA
- a CDS encoding type III PLP-dependent enzyme domain-containing protein, giving the protein MTRWAVRHLRAEEVNVGGGMAVDYAHPDRRFDWPTYGRLLGDVLAEHPTVRLRIEPGRAVTVYCGSYLTEVVDVKRSHGQWFVIVAGGTHHLRTPAAKGHSQPFVVVPRHAGGPRTDGGPVTVVGQLCTPKDVLARTTDGPAIAVGDVLVFAMAGAYAWNISHRDFLLHEPPDFRTGDPLALADRWGR; this is encoded by the coding sequence GTGACGCGGTGGGCGGTGCGGCACCTGCGCGCCGAGGAGGTGAACGTCGGCGGCGGCATGGCCGTCGACTACGCCCACCCGGATCGCCGCTTCGACTGGCCCACCTACGGCCGCCTGCTCGGCGACGTGCTCGCCGAGCATCCGACGGTCCGCCTGCGGATCGAACCCGGCCGGGCGGTGACGGTCTACTGCGGCTCGTACCTCACCGAGGTCGTCGACGTGAAGCGGTCCCACGGCCAGTGGTTCGTCATCGTCGCCGGCGGCACCCACCACCTGCGTACCCCGGCAGCCAAGGGCCATTCCCAGCCGTTCGTGGTGGTGCCCCGGCATGCCGGCGGGCCGCGCACCGACGGCGGCCCGGTCACCGTCGTCGGTCAACTCTGCACGCCCAAGGACGTCCTCGCGCGCACCACCGACGGCCCCGCGATCGCGGTCGGCGACGTGCTGGTGTTCGCGATGGCCGGTGCGTACGCGTGGAACATCAGCCACCGCGACTTCCTCCTGCACGAGCCGCCCGACTTCAGGACCGGAGATCCGCTGGCCCTCGCCGATCGCTGGGGCCGCTGA
- a CDS encoding ribonucleotide-diphosphate reductase subunit beta — protein MTTVPETRTSSTDPRAQQMLLDPGMDLTLRPMRYPHFFDRFRDAIKNTWTVEEVDLHSDLADLARLSPAERHLVSRLVAFFATGDTIVANNLVLNLYQHVNSPEGRLYLSRQLFEEAVHVQFYLNLLDTYVPDEQERFAAFDAVENIPSIRRKAEFCFRWIDSIFELRELRTREDRRAFLLNLICFAACIEGLFFYGAFAYVYFLRSRGLLHGLASGTNWVFRDESMHMAFAFDVVDTVRREEPDLFDDEMAGQVRDMLAEAVECEVQFAEDLLEQGVSGLSLTDMREYLQHVADRRLAQLDIEPLYGSKNPFAFMELQDVQELSNFFERRVSAYQVGVSGSVSFDDDF, from the coding sequence ATGACCACCGTCCCGGAAACCCGCACCAGCAGCACCGACCCGCGTGCGCAGCAGATGCTGCTCGACCCGGGCATGGACCTGACCCTGCGGCCGATGCGCTATCCCCACTTCTTCGACCGCTTCCGCGACGCGATCAAGAACACCTGGACCGTCGAGGAGGTCGACCTGCACTCCGACCTGGCCGACCTGGCCCGGTTGTCGCCGGCGGAACGACACCTGGTCAGCCGGCTGGTGGCGTTCTTCGCCACCGGTGACACCATCGTCGCCAACAACCTGGTGCTGAACCTCTACCAGCATGTCAACAGCCCCGAGGGCCGGCTCTACCTGTCCCGGCAGCTGTTCGAGGAGGCGGTGCACGTCCAGTTCTACCTCAACCTGCTGGACACCTACGTACCCGACGAGCAGGAACGGTTCGCGGCGTTCGACGCGGTGGAGAACATCCCGTCGATCCGCCGCAAGGCCGAGTTCTGCTTCCGCTGGATCGACTCGATCTTCGAGCTGCGCGAGTTGCGGACCCGCGAGGACCGGCGGGCGTTTCTGCTGAACCTGATCTGCTTCGCCGCCTGCATCGAGGGGCTGTTCTTCTACGGCGCCTTCGCCTACGTCTACTTCCTGCGGTCCCGGGGGCTGCTGCACGGTCTGGCCTCCGGCACCAACTGGGTCTTCCGCGACGAGTCGATGCACATGGCCTTCGCCTTCGACGTGGTGGACACGGTGCGCCGGGAGGAGCCCGACCTGTTCGACGACGAGATGGCCGGCCAGGTGCGCGACATGCTGGCCGAGGCCGTCGAGTGCGAGGTGCAGTTCGCCGAGGACCTGCTCGAACAGGGCGTCTCGGGTCTGTCCCTGACGGACATGCGCGAATATCTCCAGCACGTGGCCGACCGGCGGCTGGCGCAGCTGGACATCGAACCGCTGTACGGCTCGAAGAACCCGTTCGCCTTCATGGAGTTGCAGGACGTGCAGGAGCTGTCCAACTTCTTCGAGCGGCGGGTGTCGGCGTACCAGGTCGGCGTCAGCGGCAGCGTCTCGTTCGACGACGACTTCTGA
- a CDS encoding ribonucleoside-diphosphate reductase subunit alpha, giving the protein MSASGPGVSEQRRHVMQVRKRNGDAEPVDVNKIVRAVERWVTDLDEVDPLRVATKTISGLYDGATTAELDKLSIQTAAELIGEEPQYSKLAARLLAAYVDKEVRGQQVASFSQSIRYAHGLGLIGDATAKFVARNARKLDDAVDPDGDLRFEYFGLRTVADRYLLRHPQTRLVVETPQYWLLRVACGLSQTPAEAIGFYRLMSSLAYLPSSPTLFNSGTRHTQMSSCFLVDSPRDELDSIYERYHQVAKLSKFSGGIGISWARVRGRGALIRGTNGRSNGIVPFLRTLDAGVAAVNQGGRRKGAACVYLEPWHPDIEEFLELRDNTGEESRRTHNLNLANWIPDEFMRRVEADGDWSLIDPSDAPELPDLFGDAFDEAYRAAEKKAVRTIKARELYGRMMRTLAQTGNGWMTFKDASNRLSNQTGAPGNTIHLSNLCTEILEVNSDTETAVCNLGSINLAAHVSAAGVDWDRLRATVRTAVVFLDRVIDINYYPAEQAAASNPRWRPVGLGLMGLQDALFTLRLPFDSAPARELSTRVQEEIFLTALETSAGLAERSGPHPAYPQTRAAQGRLHPDLWGAEVTQVQRWAALRETIAAHGLRNSLLVAIAPTATIASIAGCYECIEPQVSNLFKRETMSGEFLQINTYLVRELKSRGLWTAPVREQIKRAEGSVQGITDLPTEVRELFRTAWELPQRALVDLAAARAPFIDQSQSLNLFMSAPTIGKLSSMYLYAWKSGLKTTYYLRSRPATRIQQATVALTPTVKPIVAVGDDAALACSLENPESCEACQ; this is encoded by the coding sequence ATGTCCGCGTCCGGCCCAGGTGTGTCGGAGCAGCGCCGGCACGTGATGCAGGTCCGTAAGCGAAACGGCGATGCCGAGCCGGTGGACGTCAACAAGATCGTCCGGGCGGTGGAGCGGTGGGTGACCGACCTCGACGAGGTGGACCCGCTGCGGGTGGCCACCAAGACCATCAGCGGCCTGTACGACGGCGCCACCACCGCCGAGCTGGACAAGCTCTCCATCCAGACGGCCGCCGAACTGATCGGCGAGGAACCGCAGTACTCGAAGCTGGCCGCCCGGCTGCTGGCCGCGTACGTGGACAAGGAGGTACGCGGGCAGCAGGTGGCGAGCTTCAGCCAGTCGATCCGCTACGCGCACGGTCTGGGACTGATCGGAGACGCCACCGCGAAGTTCGTGGCCCGTAACGCGCGCAAGCTGGACGACGCGGTCGACCCGGACGGCGACCTCCGGTTCGAGTACTTCGGCCTGCGCACCGTCGCGGACCGGTACCTGCTGCGGCATCCGCAGACCCGGCTGGTGGTGGAGACCCCGCAGTACTGGCTGTTGCGGGTCGCCTGCGGGCTGTCGCAGACGCCGGCCGAGGCGATCGGGTTCTACCGGCTGATGTCCAGCCTGGCGTATTTGCCGAGTTCGCCGACGCTGTTCAACTCGGGAACCCGGCACACCCAGATGTCGTCGTGTTTCCTGGTCGACTCGCCGCGCGACGAACTCGACTCGATCTACGAGCGTTACCACCAGGTGGCGAAGCTGTCGAAGTTCTCCGGCGGTATCGGCATCTCCTGGGCGCGGGTCCGGGGCCGCGGTGCGCTGATCAGGGGAACCAACGGCAGGTCGAACGGCATCGTGCCGTTCCTCAGGACGCTCGACGCGGGCGTGGCGGCGGTCAACCAGGGCGGCCGGCGCAAGGGCGCGGCCTGCGTCTACCTGGAGCCGTGGCATCCGGACATCGAGGAGTTCCTGGAGCTGCGCGACAACACCGGCGAGGAGTCCCGGCGTACGCACAACCTCAACCTGGCCAACTGGATCCCGGACGAGTTCATGCGGCGCGTCGAGGCGGACGGCGACTGGTCGCTGATCGACCCCTCCGACGCGCCCGAGCTGCCCGACCTGTTCGGCGACGCCTTCGACGAGGCGTACCGGGCGGCGGAGAAGAAGGCCGTCCGGACGATCAAGGCCCGGGAGCTGTACGGGCGGATGATGCGTACCCTCGCGCAGACCGGCAACGGGTGGATGACCTTCAAGGACGCCTCCAACCGGCTCTCCAACCAGACCGGCGCGCCCGGCAACACGATCCACCTGTCCAACCTGTGCACCGAGATCCTGGAGGTCAACAGCGACACCGAGACCGCGGTGTGCAACCTGGGGTCGATCAACCTGGCTGCGCACGTGAGTGCGGCCGGTGTCGACTGGGACCGGCTGCGCGCCACCGTCCGCACCGCGGTGGTGTTCCTCGACCGGGTGATCGACATCAACTACTACCCGGCCGAACAGGCGGCGGCGTCGAACCCGCGCTGGCGCCCGGTCGGGCTCGGGCTGATGGGCCTGCAGGACGCGCTGTTCACCCTGCGCCTTCCGTTCGACTCGGCGCCGGCCCGGGAGCTGTCCACCCGGGTGCAGGAGGAGATCTTCCTGACCGCGCTGGAGACCTCGGCCGGGCTCGCCGAGCGGTCCGGCCCGCATCCGGCGTACCCGCAGACGCGGGCCGCGCAGGGCAGGCTGCATCCGGACCTCTGGGGTGCCGAGGTCACACAGGTGCAGCGGTGGGCCGCGCTGCGCGAGACGATCGCCGCCCACGGCCTGCGGAACTCGCTGCTGGTGGCGATTGCCCCGACCGCCACGATCGCCTCCATCGCCGGCTGCTACGAGTGCATCGAGCCGCAGGTGTCCAACCTGTTCAAGCGGGAGACGATGTCCGGGGAGTTCCTCCAGATCAACACCTACCTGGTGCGTGAGCTGAAGTCGCGCGGGCTGTGGACGGCGCCGGTCCGCGAGCAGATCAAGCGGGCCGAGGGGTCGGTGCAGGGCATCACCGACCTGCCGACGGAGGTGCGGGAGCTGTTCCGTACCGCGTGGGAACTGCCGCAGCGGGCCCTGGTCGACCTGGCCGCCGCCCGCGCGCCGTTCATCGACCAGTCGCAGTCGCTGAACCTGTTCATGAGCGCACCGACCATCGGCAAGCTCTCCTCGATGTACCTGTACGCCTGGAAGTCCGGGCTGAAGACCACCTACTACCTGCGCTCGCGTCCCGCGACCCGCATCCAGCAGGCCACCGTCGCCCTCACCCCGACGGTCAAGCCGATCGTCGCGGTCGGCGACGACGCGGCGCTGGCCTGCTCCCTGGAGAACCCCGAAAGCTGCGAGGCCTGCCAATGA
- a CDS encoding class I SAM-dependent methyltransferase: MTSATQPGSTAEVFERAAPTYDRTGVSFFGPLGAELVRRAGIRPGDRVLDVGCGRGAVLFPAAEATGPTGQVTGTDLAPAMVTLTAEDAARAGLTQVDVLVDDAQQPGFPPRSFDVVLAGLVVFLLSEPQRALRSYARLLRPSGRLAVSTFAAQDPAFDAAMAALAAHLPADQPRPAPSDDPFADETRIGATMAAAGLTVTEIGKHRIESRFRDVDHWTEWMWSHAGRALLGRVPADRLDAATAGAARALDGARTADGGLCLRTTFWITVATPAAEETTVVTRRPGSPM, encoded by the coding sequence ATGACGAGCGCGACCCAGCCGGGCTCGACCGCCGAGGTGTTCGAGCGGGCGGCTCCGACCTACGACCGCACCGGGGTCTCCTTCTTCGGCCCGCTCGGTGCCGAACTCGTCCGGCGGGCCGGCATCCGGCCCGGCGACCGGGTCCTCGACGTCGGCTGCGGCCGGGGTGCCGTCCTCTTCCCGGCGGCCGAGGCCACCGGACCGACCGGGCAGGTCACGGGCACCGACCTCGCCCCCGCCATGGTCACGCTCACCGCCGAGGACGCCGCGCGGGCGGGCCTGACCCAGGTCGACGTCCTGGTGGACGACGCCCAGCAGCCCGGCTTCCCGCCCCGCAGCTTCGACGTCGTCCTGGCGGGCCTGGTGGTCTTTCTGCTGTCCGAGCCGCAGCGGGCGCTGCGGTCCTACGCCCGGCTGCTGCGGCCCTCCGGGCGCCTGGCGGTCAGCACCTTCGCGGCCCAGGACCCGGCGTTCGACGCCGCCATGGCCGCACTGGCGGCGCACCTGCCGGCCGACCAACCGCGACCGGCTCCCTCGGATGACCCCTTCGCCGACGAGACGAGGATCGGCGCGACGATGGCCGCGGCGGGGCTCACCGTGACCGAGATCGGGAAGCATCGGATCGAGAGCCGGTTCCGCGACGTCGACCACTGGACGGAATGGATGTGGTCGCACGCCGGTCGGGCGCTGCTGGGGCGCGTCCCGGCCGACCGGCTCGACGCCGCGACGGCCGGCGCCGCGCGAGCGCTCGACGGTGCCCGCACCGCCGACGGTGGCCTCTGCCTGAGGACCACCTTCTGGATCACCGTCGCGACGCCCGCCGCCGAGGAGACCACTGTGGTCACCCGCCGGCCGGGCAGCCCGATGTGA
- a CDS encoding HNH endonuclease family protein, giving the protein MARVPKAALATVAAVVLSVVLAPPPAHATPPNIPSYSTAVSRLNSLSVAAESHQSSYSRDLFPHWITITGACNTREQVLKRDGSNVVVNSSCYPTSGSWYSPYDGVTRTNPADISVDHVVPLAEAWRSGAWAWSTSRRRTYANDLGGPELWAVTGSVNSSKGDRDPAAWKPPRTAFHCTYARAWIQVKWYYGMSVNSAEKSALGTMLNSC; this is encoded by the coding sequence GTGGCTCGCGTACCCAAGGCCGCCCTCGCCACGGTGGCCGCCGTCGTCCTGTCCGTGGTGCTGGCCCCGCCGCCGGCCCACGCCACCCCGCCCAACATCCCCTCGTACAGCACGGCGGTGAGCCGGCTGAACTCGCTCAGCGTCGCGGCCGAGTCCCACCAGTCCAGCTACAGCCGCGACCTTTTTCCGCACTGGATCACGATCACCGGGGCCTGCAACACCCGCGAGCAGGTCCTCAAGCGCGACGGCAGCAACGTCGTCGTCAACTCCAGTTGCTACCCGACGTCCGGGTCCTGGTACAGCCCGTACGACGGCGTGACCCGCACCAATCCCGCCGACATCTCAGTCGACCACGTGGTGCCGCTCGCCGAGGCGTGGCGGTCCGGGGCGTGGGCCTGGTCCACCTCGCGGCGCCGGACCTACGCCAACGACCTCGGCGGCCCCGAGCTGTGGGCGGTCACCGGCAGCGTCAACTCGTCCAAGGGTGACCGGGATCCGGCGGCGTGGAAGCCCCCGCGCACCGCGTTCCACTGCACCTACGCGCGGGCCTGGATCCAGGTGAAGTGGTACTACGGGATGTCCGTCAACAGCGCCGAGAAGTCGGCGCTGGGCACCATGCTGAACAGCTGCTGA
- a CDS encoding response regulator, which produces MPIRVVVADDQEIVRTGLTMILDAQPDIEVVGEAADGRRAVELAKRLRPDVCLFDIRMPAVDGIEATRHLAGPAVADPLAVVVITTFDLDEYVYAALRAGARGFLLKDAGTALLTQAVRAAAEGDALIAPSITTRLLRAFADAGPATPPRQPIDALTDREEDVLVAVARGRTNTEIAEELYISLSTVKTHIASLMAKLGARNRVEIAIWAHESGRARPGPGRPG; this is translated from the coding sequence ATGCCCATCCGCGTGGTCGTCGCCGACGACCAGGAGATCGTTCGTACCGGCCTGACGATGATCCTCGACGCCCAGCCCGACATCGAGGTCGTGGGTGAGGCCGCCGACGGCCGGCGCGCCGTCGAACTCGCTAAGCGCCTGCGCCCGGACGTGTGCCTGTTCGACATCCGGATGCCCGCCGTGGACGGCATCGAGGCCACCCGCCACCTGGCCGGCCCCGCCGTCGCGGACCCGCTCGCCGTCGTCGTCATCACCACGTTCGACCTCGACGAGTACGTCTACGCCGCGCTCCGCGCGGGAGCGCGCGGATTCCTGCTCAAGGACGCCGGCACCGCCCTGCTCACCCAGGCCGTGCGGGCCGCCGCCGAGGGGGACGCGCTCATCGCGCCGAGCATCACCACGCGGCTGCTCAGGGCCTTCGCCGACGCCGGACCGGCCACGCCACCGAGACAGCCGATCGACGCGCTGACGGACCGGGAGGAGGACGTGCTCGTCGCCGTCGCGCGCGGACGCACCAACACCGAGATCGCCGAGGAGTTGTACATCAGCCTCAGCACCGTCAAGACCCACATCGCCAGCCTGATGGCCAAACTCGGTGCCCGTAACCGGGTCGAGATCGCCATCTGGGCGCACGAGAGCGGGCGCGCCAGGCCGGGCCCCGGACGCCCGGGGTAG
- a CDS encoding sensor histidine kinase, whose amino-acid sequence MRELLHSVWAEPRAPSPPVRSWRDWVLVGVVVPLAILEGLLRPDLVAPVYSTVITLALVSTLLWRRTRPLLMVAIVFTVTGVAPLFVGHEPELVTMVYVLILPYALFRWGSGQQAAAGAALILAKIGLSAAFGHLGLADALVGLVVMFAAFALATAFRYRARLLARGLDQAKLLERERLARDLHDTVAHHVSAMAIRAQAGIAVAQARPDAAVDALRVIEAEAARALAEMRAMVRVLRRAEPADLAPNPSIPDIARLAGWSPPGPVVDVELLGDLDDIPATVGTAVYRLAQESVTNARRHARHATRIEVRVAADAGSVRLRVSDDGDTGSTRPAGAGGFGIVGMTERAGLLGGTCEAGPDAGRGWTVAVALPRTPTAA is encoded by the coding sequence GTGCGCGAGCTTCTCCACTCCGTGTGGGCCGAGCCCCGGGCCCCCTCGCCGCCGGTACGGTCCTGGCGGGACTGGGTGCTCGTGGGCGTCGTCGTGCCGCTCGCCATACTCGAGGGGCTGCTGCGGCCCGACCTCGTGGCGCCGGTCTACTCGACCGTCATCACCCTGGCGCTGGTGTCCACCTTGTTGTGGCGCCGGACCAGGCCGCTGCTGATGGTCGCGATCGTCTTCACCGTCACCGGCGTCGCGCCGCTGTTCGTCGGCCACGAGCCGGAACTGGTCACCATGGTGTACGTGTTGATCCTGCCGTACGCGCTGTTCCGCTGGGGGTCCGGCCAGCAGGCGGCGGCCGGTGCGGCGCTCATCCTCGCCAAGATCGGTCTGTCGGCGGCCTTCGGTCACCTCGGCCTGGCGGACGCGCTCGTCGGGCTCGTGGTGATGTTCGCGGCGTTCGCCCTGGCCACCGCCTTCCGATACCGGGCGCGGCTGCTGGCTCGCGGGCTCGACCAGGCCAAGCTGCTGGAACGCGAGCGGCTCGCCCGCGACCTGCACGACACCGTGGCGCATCACGTCTCGGCGATGGCGATCCGGGCCCAGGCCGGGATCGCCGTGGCGCAGGCACGGCCGGACGCCGCGGTCGACGCGCTGCGGGTGATCGAGGCCGAGGCGGCGCGGGCACTCGCCGAGATGCGGGCGATGGTGCGTGTCCTGCGCCGGGCCGAACCGGCGGACCTGGCACCCAACCCGAGCATCCCGGACATCGCCCGGCTGGCCGGCTGGTCGCCGCCCGGCCCCGTGGTCGACGTGGAACTGCTCGGCGACCTCGACGACATCCCCGCGACCGTCGGCACGGCGGTCTACCGGCTCGCCCAGGAGTCGGTGACCAATGCCCGGCGGCACGCCCGGCACGCGACCCGGATCGAGGTCCGCGTCGCCGCCGACGCCGGGTCGGTGCGCCTGCGGGTCAGCGACGACGGCGACACCGGCTCGACCCGCCCCGCCGGGGCCGGCGGATTCGGCATCGTCGGCATGACGGAACGTGCCGGCCTGCTCGGCGGCACCTGCGAGGCCGGTCCCGACGCCGGCCGGGGCTGGACGGTGGCCGTGGCGCTGCCCCGCACGCCGACGGCCGCATAA